One window from the genome of Pedobacter schmidteae encodes:
- a CDS encoding glycosyltransferase family 4 protein, with amino-acid sequence MEKTNHKNIALVTFCMDDWGGSEELWARCIPMLKEGTSLTLYKARINRQHPEFLKLIEQQVRLIELDPELSLIDRILRKAKHIIRRIGLRPYRDNYSLFKFHNELKRTSPDLVIIAQGINFDGLAYAYRCYLLKIPYVIIAQKAVDFYWPYPTDRDYMKETLINAHKCYFVSHHNKRLTEEQFGIRLTNSEVVFNPIKTKPQVLPFPATDEGYKLACVARLFIIDKGQDILLRILNSEKWRNRPVSVSFIGTGIDEQGIKDMSKLLKLTNVEFVGFHTDIESTWKNYHALILPSRSEGLPLSMIEAMSLGRTVIVTNAGGNAEIITDGINGFIGDATEKDFEDTMDRAWEKKDQWHKIGNEACLHIKNHLPLSPETDFAISLNKLLGTL; translated from the coding sequence TTGGAAAAGACAAATCATAAAAATATTGCACTTGTTACCTTCTGTATGGATGATTGGGGCGGAAGTGAGGAACTATGGGCGCGATGTATTCCCATGTTGAAAGAAGGAACAAGCCTTACGTTGTATAAAGCGCGGATCAACAGACAACATCCTGAATTTCTAAAACTTATTGAACAGCAGGTCAGATTGATAGAATTGGATCCTGAATTATCTTTAATAGACCGGATATTACGTAAAGCTAAACATATCATAAGGAGGATTGGTTTACGCCCATATCGGGACAACTATAGTTTGTTTAAATTTCATAATGAATTAAAGAGGACTTCACCAGATCTGGTAATTATAGCTCAGGGAATTAATTTTGATGGGCTAGCCTATGCCTATCGCTGTTATTTATTGAAGATCCCCTATGTCATCATCGCTCAAAAGGCTGTTGATTTTTATTGGCCCTATCCCACCGACAGGGATTACATGAAGGAAACCTTAATTAATGCACATAAATGCTATTTTGTTTCTCATCACAATAAACGACTTACAGAAGAGCAATTTGGGATCAGGTTAACTAATAGTGAAGTGGTTTTTAACCCTATAAAAACGAAGCCACAGGTATTGCCATTCCCGGCAACAGATGAAGGTTATAAGCTTGCCTGTGTTGCCCGTTTATTTATTATCGACAAAGGTCAGGATATTCTACTACGGATATTAAACAGTGAAAAATGGAGAAATCGTCCTGTTTCGGTCTCCTTTATTGGCACAGGCATAGACGAACAGGGAATAAAAGATATGTCCAAGCTTTTAAAACTAACAAATGTTGAATTTGTGGGGTTTCACACGGATATCGAAAGTACATGGAAAAACTATCATGCGTTGATTTTGCCTTCGAGAAGTGAAGGGCTCCCCTTATCAATGATAGAGGCCATGTCGTTGGGGAGGACAGTTATTGTTACCAATGCTGGAGGAAATGCAGAAATCATAACCGACGGAATTAACGGCTTTATTGGGGATGCCACAGAAAAAGACTTTGAAGATACAATGGACCGTGCATGGGAGAAGAAGGACCAATGGCATAAAATAGGAAATGAAGCATGCTTACACATAAAAAATCATTTACCTTTATCACCGGAAACAGATTTTGCAATAAGTTTAAATAAATTACTTGGCACCTTATAA
- a CDS encoding UbiA family prenyltransferase, with translation MNFFKVIRSIEWWEYKLPPLLAIGYATIIKSSNQFLTSLPHLLMLLLSLIIGAVYVSIINDITDIKDDLASGKHNRVAAIRPAFRWVLPALCLLAGFFFGYQFYPDLLSVYLYLMPWICFSLYSFPPVRLKNRGKWGVLADASGSHIFTSLLMVSSMSYINSQSVDWYWFTSTGIWALCYGVRGILWHQFYDRDNDIQAGIKTFAVSVAPNNFKKKEVIILSIELIAIAVMLFNIHQLLPFLALFVYILVALSRSYKLKYTAVIIIAPEQRPYHIIMADFYQVYFPLSLLCVAALSNPYILIVLLIHLILFPMKTIASLKDLRQLISFK, from the coding sequence TTGAATTTCTTTAAAGTCATAAGATCCATTGAATGGTGGGAATATAAGCTTCCGCCCCTGCTTGCAATTGGCTATGCGACAATTATTAAGTCGTCCAATCAATTTCTAACTTCCTTACCGCACTTGCTAATGCTCCTTTTATCATTGATAATTGGTGCTGTTTATGTGAGTATTATTAACGACATAACAGATATTAAGGATGATTTAGCCAGTGGTAAACACAATAGAGTCGCAGCCATTAGACCTGCATTCAGATGGGTTCTTCCCGCCCTTTGTTTATTAGCTGGATTTTTTTTCGGTTATCAGTTTTACCCTGACCTGTTATCCGTTTACTTATACCTTATGCCATGGATTTGTTTTAGTTTATATTCCTTTCCGCCGGTGAGACTAAAAAACAGGGGAAAATGGGGTGTCCTTGCGGATGCCAGTGGCTCACATATTTTTACTAGTCTACTAATGGTAAGTAGTATGAGCTACATAAATAGCCAATCAGTTGATTGGTACTGGTTTACCAGCACCGGAATATGGGCACTTTGCTATGGGGTAAGAGGAATATTATGGCATCAGTTTTACGACAGAGACAATGATATTCAGGCAGGGATAAAAACATTTGCGGTATCTGTAGCACCAAATAACTTCAAAAAAAAAGAGGTTATCATTTTGAGTATTGAACTAATCGCCATAGCCGTGATGTTGTTTAATATCCATCAGCTACTCCCTTTTCTAGCCCTGTTTGTATATATCCTTGTTGCATTAAGCAGATCTTATAAATTAAAATACACAGCGGTGATCATAATTGCACCGGAGCAAAGACCCTATCATATCATTATGGCCGACTTTTATCAGGTTTATTTCCCTCTTTCGCTCCTATGTGTCGCTGCACTCAGCAATCCCTATATTTTAATTGTATTGCTGATTCATTTAATTTTGTTTCCAATGAAAACAATTGCCTCTTTAAAAGATTTAAGACAGTTGATATCATTTAAATAA
- a CDS encoding glycosyltransferase family 2 protein — protein MNIQELVTIIIPTYNRATKIMDAVQSALNQTYPYTQIIVIDDGSTDNTAELLKNYPEIEYHYKQNGGQASARNEGLKYAKGSIIASLDSDDIWYPDFLKTCVQKLVEDQLDFVFANWDQDSKVGESWDFLNNDPFLVPYFPKEKNGWISLNYKEVRKLYIKSCPSPSSSLIMRKSSIVSGWDEEMQIGDDWCLYLEMILSKECKAAFTLVKLWHKRIDDINVYDGRKWSEVLEFLYIADSKNKIKKFEHLLTPLEKKTLQQRHMAGLVEFSKHNLIREFNIRYSLVLLFRSFAIDIPFTLKEIPNVFIKGLQNKIRG, from the coding sequence ATGAACATTCAAGAATTGGTAACCATCATAATTCCAACGTATAATAGAGCCACAAAAATCATGGACGCTGTGCAAAGTGCCTTGAATCAAACCTATCCATATACGCAGATTATTGTGATTGACGATGGGTCAACTGATAACACTGCTGAACTGTTAAAAAACTATCCTGAAATTGAATATCATTATAAACAAAATGGAGGCCAGGCTTCGGCAAGAAACGAGGGATTAAAATATGCTAAGGGATCGATAATTGCCTCATTGGATTCAGACGACATCTGGTACCCTGATTTTCTGAAAACCTGTGTTCAGAAATTAGTAGAAGACCAGCTTGATTTTGTATTTGCAAACTGGGATCAGGACTCTAAAGTTGGTGAGAGCTGGGATTTTCTAAATAATGATCCTTTTTTGGTGCCTTATTTCCCAAAAGAAAAAAATGGTTGGATTTCATTAAATTATAAAGAAGTACGGAAACTGTATATTAAATCATGTCCTTCCCCTTCTTCATCTTTAATTATGCGCAAATCTTCAATTGTTTCGGGATGGGATGAAGAAATGCAAATTGGTGATGACTGGTGTTTATATCTGGAAATGATCCTCTCGAAGGAGTGTAAAGCGGCGTTTACGCTGGTCAAGTTATGGCATAAAAGAATTGATGACATCAATGTTTACGATGGCAGGAAATGGAGTGAAGTACTGGAATTTCTATATATAGCAGATTCAAAAAATAAAATCAAAAAATTCGAGCATTTATTAACACCTCTGGAAAAGAAAACGCTACAGCAACGACATATGGCAGGTTTAGTTGAGTTCTCCAAACATAATTTAATACGAGAATTCAATATCAGATATTCATTGGTATTATTATTCAGATCTTTCGCCATAGATATTCCCTTTACGCTTAAGGAAATCCCGAACGTCTTCATTAAAGGTCTTCAAAATAAAATAAGAGGTTGA
- a CDS encoding GMC oxidoreductase: protein MKHDYYDLVVVGTGFASSFFLKKYLSKVSAQKRVLVLEKGHFYPFEERLKVEKGLVSDDQKYASPWQDNIINLNDRKVWQFTTAHGGSSNCWWGCTPRFMPNDFNLKSKYGIAQDWPITYNDLDAYYYEAEEIMSVSGPDQTPFPRQGKYPLPPHTFSLVDKVLHKRYGNQYISQPTARASRQTQHRNGCLAFSTCHTCPVNAKFTIENGNLEVYNDKRIELLYGCDVYSLEVINDTVKKVLFIKDGKEHAISGEVIVLGANPFFNSNILLNAGDTNPLTGKGIGEQLGMQVQIYLEDMQNVGGSSWVNANGYMLYDGQHRKDFAACLIEVNNAPYYIRVERGKHLNVASFRMIFEDLPINTNHVATSSNKLIPEIHFDKRSDYALKAIENMKQKLPAVLSDLPVEKIIYQETEPNEGHIIGGTRMSIDEAEGVVDKHLIHHRYRNLFVLGAGAFTTYSPSNPTLTLSALSLFAADKVF, encoded by the coding sequence ATGAAGCATGATTATTATGATTTAGTTGTTGTAGGTACAGGTTTTGCATCCAGTTTTTTTCTAAAAAAATACCTCTCAAAAGTTAGTGCGCAAAAAAGAGTATTGGTATTAGAAAAAGGTCATTTTTATCCATTTGAAGAACGCCTGAAAGTGGAGAAGGGGCTTGTTTCTGATGATCAGAAATATGCTTCGCCATGGCAGGATAATATTATTAATTTAAATGACCGGAAAGTTTGGCAGTTTACAACGGCCCATGGAGGGTCTTCTAATTGTTGGTGGGGGTGTACGCCACGTTTTATGCCCAATGATTTTAATTTAAAGAGCAAATATGGAATTGCTCAGGATTGGCCCATTACCTACAACGATCTGGATGCTTATTATTATGAGGCAGAAGAGATCATGTCGGTATCCGGACCAGATCAAACGCCTTTTCCTAGGCAAGGCAAATATCCATTGCCCCCTCATACTTTTAGTCTGGTTGATAAAGTCCTGCACAAAAGATATGGAAATCAATATATTAGTCAGCCTACGGCAAGGGCTAGTCGCCAAACGCAGCATAGAAATGGATGTCTGGCATTTAGTACTTGTCACACCTGTCCGGTTAATGCAAAGTTTACCATAGAAAATGGCAATCTGGAGGTCTACAATGATAAACGTATAGAGTTGCTATATGGTTGTGATGTTTATAGCCTGGAGGTGATAAATGATACTGTAAAAAAAGTATTGTTTATAAAAGATGGAAAAGAACATGCCATAAGTGGCGAAGTAATTGTATTGGGGGCAAATCCATTTTTTAATTCTAATATTTTGTTAAATGCAGGAGATACAAATCCTTTAACTGGAAAAGGCATTGGAGAACAGCTGGGGATGCAGGTACAGATTTATCTGGAGGATATGCAAAATGTAGGAGGAAGTAGTTGGGTAAACGCAAATGGTTATATGCTCTATGATGGGCAACATAGAAAAGACTTTGCAGCATGTTTAATTGAGGTAAATAATGCACCTTACTATATAAGAGTGGAAAGAGGTAAGCACTTAAATGTGGCAAGTTTCAGAATGATTTTTGAAGATTTACCTATAAATACCAATCATGTTGCTACATCTTCCAATAAATTAATACCTGAAATTCATTTTGATAAAAGATCTGATTACGCGTTAAAAGCCATAGAAAATATGAAACAAAAACTGCCAGCTGTTTTATCAGACTTGCCCGTAGAGAAGATTATATATCAGGAAACAGAGCCCAATGAGGGGCATATTATTGGAGGAACAAGAATGAGTATTGATGAGGCTGAGGGCGTAGTGGATAAACATTTGATCCACCATCGGTACCGGAATTTATTTGTTTTGGGGGCCGGAGCATTTACTACATACAGTCCATCTAATCCAACACTCACCTTATCAGCGCTATCTCTATTTGCAGCAGACAAAGTATTTTAA
- a CDS encoding UbiA prenyltransferase family protein, with the protein MIDRTILTKDLPAEQEANFKPKQAGIGEYIAIARPDNWIKNVFMVPGMLFALSIFHTPFTAGLAIKIVLGIISICLVASANYVINEYLDKGYDKYHPLKKKRSSVVTVINPFILYSEYVILGSIGLILAYFVSIKFLLMAGLLLVMGVVYNVKPFRSKDRVFLDVLSESVNNPIRFAAGWFIFTPSLGIPDSKWDLNWINTFPPVSIIIAYWMGGAFLMATKRFAEFRLIGDAEVAGQYRRSFRYYTENSLLVSMFFYAITSAFFLGIFLIKDRIELLVSFPFFALLFSWYLRIGLLNDSPVQGSEKLYTRKWFMVYLFLFTILLCVLMFVRIPWLYWFLKNANNY; encoded by the coding sequence ATGATAGATAGAACTATTTTAACAAAAGATTTACCTGCCGAACAAGAGGCTAATTTTAAGCCTAAGCAGGCGGGGATAGGGGAATACATTGCCATCGCCAGACCTGATAATTGGATTAAAAATGTGTTTATGGTGCCAGGGATGCTATTTGCACTTTCTATTTTCCATACACCCTTTACTGCTGGGTTGGCGATAAAAATTGTGCTGGGAATAATTAGCATTTGTCTGGTTGCCTCTGCTAATTACGTAATCAATGAATATTTAGATAAGGGGTATGATAAATATCATCCTTTGAAAAAGAAGCGATCATCTGTAGTAACAGTAATAAACCCGTTTATTCTTTATAGTGAATATGTGATTTTGGGCTCTATTGGATTGATATTGGCCTATTTTGTTTCCATTAAATTTCTTTTAATGGCTGGGCTACTTCTGGTTATGGGGGTTGTTTATAATGTTAAACCATTTAGGAGTAAGGATAGGGTATTTTTGGATGTTTTAAGTGAATCTGTTAATAATCCAATAAGGTTTGCTGCCGGCTGGTTTATTTTTACTCCATCATTGGGTATACCAGATAGCAAGTGGGATCTTAACTGGATTAATACTTTTCCGCCTGTAAGTATTATCATAGCTTATTGGATGGGAGGAGCTTTTTTGATGGCAACAAAAAGATTTGCTGAATTCAGATTAATTGGAGATGCGGAAGTTGCCGGGCAGTACCGCAGATCATTTAGATATTACACCGAAAACAGTTTACTGGTATCTATGTTTTTCTATGCCATAACTTCAGCGTTTTTCCTCGGTATTTTTTTGATAAAGGATCGGATAGAACTTTTGGTTAGCTTTCCTTTTTTTGCACTATTGTTTTCCTGGTATCTTAGAATCGGTTTGCTTAATGATTCGCCTGTACAGGGGTCAGAAAAATTATATACCCGAAAATGGTTTATGGTATATTTATTCCTGTTTACGATTTTACTTTGTGTGCTTATGTTTGTAAGAATTCCCTGGTTATACTGGTTTCTTAAAAACGCAAATAACTATTAA
- a CDS encoding HAD family hydrolase, translating to MDNILWDELDVVVFDVDGTLYCQSKLRKIMLLKLVLHYVFRPWKYRELLVIYHFRKEREKRAGYRGSNLQEEQYNWCAQKTNEKLDFIKRVVDRWIFEEPNRYLKECMYPGVSVFIELLRKKGIRTAIYSDYESIKKLKCMDIKVDLEVSSTDPEINSFKPNSEGLTFILSKMKATGKDKCLFIGDRYELDGLCARELQVPFLLIKEETALKGFYVTLADKISISGYNNVINDR from the coding sequence GTGGATAATATTTTATGGGATGAACTTGATGTAGTCGTTTTCGATGTAGATGGTACATTGTATTGTCAGTCGAAACTAAGAAAGATCATGCTCTTGAAATTAGTTTTGCATTATGTTTTTAGGCCCTGGAAATACAGAGAGCTGCTTGTCATATATCACTTTAGAAAAGAGCGGGAAAAACGAGCAGGATATAGAGGAAGCAATCTTCAGGAAGAACAATATAATTGGTGTGCGCAAAAGACGAATGAAAAACTTGACTTTATAAAACGGGTGGTTGACCGATGGATTTTTGAGGAACCGAATAGATATCTTAAGGAATGTATGTATCCTGGAGTCTCGGTTTTTATAGAGTTGCTAAGAAAGAAAGGGATAAGAACAGCGATATATTCTGATTATGAATCAATAAAAAAATTAAAATGCATGGATATTAAAGTTGATTTAGAAGTAAGTTCAACGGATCCGGAGATAAACAGTTTTAAACCAAACAGTGAAGGCTTAACATTCATTCTTTCTAAAATGAAGGCGACCGGGAAAGACAAATGCCTATTTATAGGCGATCGGTATGAATTGGATGGGCTATGTGCCAGGGAATTGCAGGTACCCTTTCTTTTGATAAAAGAAGAAACTGCTTTAAAGGGGTTTTATGTTACACTTGCTGATAAAATAAGCATCAGTGGGTATAATAATGTAATTAATGATAGATAG
- a CDS encoding glycosyltransferase family 39 protein, with amino-acid sequence MGYLDLATKTLDYGQKAPIGFLWLTKLSIDLFSYSETALRLIPLLAGLLSLFVYRRLCQFFLNTAGQILAVSLFSFAPAIIYHSVEIKQYSTECLATILALYLFCLFNNQNRWKHNIFWGLAGSILIWFSFSVIFVLIGIATGICIYHLFKKDWKTFAFYSVPFLMWMTSFLLNYFLFTHKQESQWVVYFFKTYQNFMPLPPHSVEELKWFPRNFLGLMDYPLGLNWNFNKNNISTLVTVLSIIPTILLSSGILSFYKDQKQNFYVLICILLLTLLASGLFLYPLIERFWLFLVPIFILFVAKGFGYYQQRTKQPYLVLLFLLIISSPLLQTLYFFRYPEKFYKHKKSFEKEALSYIDKHFEAGDAVYNYWNNAPGYRVYSKMCNFKYQAVAGRDFRKLSQNIHEYNQNLKSDFKLFQGKKRVWLIFNNQFLTDIGDKIDDPNWYYKNTVSPNKNIYLQFSELGVPLKRFVYADITVCLFELPPI; translated from the coding sequence ATGGGATACTTGGACCTAGCTACAAAGACCCTTGATTATGGCCAAAAAGCCCCAATAGGTTTTTTATGGTTAACTAAACTAAGCATCGACCTATTCTCTTATAGCGAGACAGCGTTACGATTAATTCCACTTCTTGCGGGACTTTTATCACTGTTTGTTTATAGACGGTTGTGTCAATTCTTTTTAAATACTGCAGGACAAATCCTAGCTGTTTCCTTATTTTCATTTGCTCCTGCAATCATTTACCACAGTGTCGAAATCAAACAATACTCGACTGAATGTCTGGCTACTATTCTTGCATTATATCTATTCTGCTTATTTAATAATCAGAATAGATGGAAACATAATATATTCTGGGGGCTTGCTGGTAGTATATTAATCTGGTTCTCTTTTTCTGTTATTTTTGTATTAATAGGTATTGCAACAGGGATATGTATCTATCATCTTTTCAAAAAGGACTGGAAAACATTTGCTTTTTATAGTGTGCCCTTCCTAATGTGGATGACTAGCTTTTTATTAAATTATTTCCTATTTACGCATAAGCAAGAATCTCAATGGGTAGTATATTTTTTTAAAACCTACCAGAACTTCATGCCTTTGCCTCCGCACTCGGTCGAGGAACTCAAATGGTTTCCCAGGAATTTCCTTGGCTTGATGGACTACCCTTTGGGACTTAACTGGAATTTTAACAAAAATAACATTTCAACCCTTGTTACAGTTCTTAGTATCATACCTACCATACTGTTATCTAGCGGTATCTTATCCTTTTATAAAGATCAGAAACAAAATTTTTATGTGCTGATATGTATATTACTATTAACACTTCTGGCTTCGGGCTTATTTCTGTATCCGCTTATCGAGAGATTTTGGCTTTTTCTTGTACCTATTTTCATTTTGTTTGTAGCAAAAGGCTTCGGATATTATCAGCAAAGAACGAAACAACCTTATCTGGTCTTGTTGTTTTTGCTAATAATATCTTCTCCCCTGCTTCAGACCTTGTATTTTTTTAGATATCCCGAAAAGTTTTACAAACATAAAAAGTCATTTGAAAAAGAAGCCCTGAGCTACATAGATAAACACTTCGAAGCCGGAGATGCCGTCTATAATTATTGGAACAATGCCCCTGGTTATCGTGTTTACAGCAAAATGTGCAATTTTAAATACCAAGCTGTTGCCGGTCGTGACTTCAGAAAACTATCTCAGAACATACATGAATACAATCAAAATCTAAAATCAGATTTTAAGCTTTTTCAGGGAAAAAAAAGGGTCTGGTTGATTTTCAACAATCAATTTTTAACAGATATAGGTGATAAGATTGATGATCCAAACTGGTATTATAAAAATACTGTTTCGCCAAATAAGAACATTTACCTACAGTTCAGTGAATTGGGTGTTCCTCTCAAACGATTTGTCTATGCAGATATAACAGTCTGTTTGTTTGAGTTACCCCCTATTTAG
- a CDS encoding beta-1,6-N-acetylglucosaminyltransferase: protein MRIAHVIMAHKNPGQLLRLIRRLQHPNFDFYIHLDGKVPMEHFELLQNMDQVSFIQNRVNCNWGGNSLFLGIISSLKEVISLHTEYGYINLLSAQDYPLKSPEEIYQFFVKNYGKNFISFDPLKSSEWWKGAIKRYEKYHFTDFKFKGKHVLEKVLNKIAPLRKLPNLGELYGGSKSTWWSLTHECATYVVNIFDKDTELKKFLRFSWGTDEFVLTTLVMNSPYRESTENNNQRYIDWSEGNPNPKLLKISDYDEIINSGMLFARKFDIDIDEKILDKIDLTP from the coding sequence ATGCGCATTGCACATGTCATTATGGCACATAAAAACCCTGGTCAACTGTTAAGACTTATCAGACGACTGCAACACCCTAATTTCGACTTTTATATCCATCTAGATGGAAAAGTACCCATGGAGCATTTTGAGTTACTTCAAAACATGGATCAAGTTAGTTTTATACAAAATAGAGTTAATTGCAATTGGGGAGGCAATAGCCTTTTCCTTGGAATAATAAGCTCATTGAAAGAAGTCATTTCATTGCATACCGAATACGGCTATATTAACTTACTCAGTGCACAGGATTATCCCCTAAAGTCCCCGGAAGAAATTTATCAGTTCTTTGTGAAAAACTACGGTAAAAATTTTATTTCATTTGATCCGCTGAAGAGTTCAGAATGGTGGAAAGGAGCAATAAAAAGATATGAAAAATATCATTTTACTGATTTCAAGTTCAAGGGGAAACATGTGTTGGAAAAAGTGCTCAATAAAATTGCCCCCCTAAGAAAACTTCCCAACCTTGGAGAGTTGTATGGTGGAAGCAAATCAACATGGTGGAGTTTAACCCACGAATGTGCAACTTATGTTGTAAATATTTTTGACAAGGATACTGAACTAAAGAAGTTCCTTCGGTTTTCATGGGGTACAGATGAATTCGTCCTAACTACGTTGGTAATGAATTCTCCATATAGAGAATCTACGGAGAACAACAACCAAAGATATATAGACTGGTCAGAAGGAAATCCCAATCCAAAATTATTAAAAATTTCTGATTATGATGAGATTATAAACTCAGGTATGCTTTTTGCAAGGAAATTTGACATTGATATTGATGAAAAAATTTTAGATAAGATCGACCTCACACCTTGA